In Arsenicicoccus dermatophilus, a genomic segment contains:
- a CDS encoding hotdog domain-containing protein has protein sequence MSAGTGPAVGTTVVHRRYVPYSHAHYAGNLVDGAYSLAAFGDVATEMCIRTDGDEGLFASYSDVQFRAPVRAGDCLEISCTLVRAGRRSREMDFEVRVVARGNPARGESAADLLDPPVVATTARGVVVVPAPVEG, from the coding sequence ATGAGCGCAGGCACCGGCCCCGCGGTGGGCACCACCGTCGTCCACCGCCGCTATGTCCCCTACAGCCACGCGCACTACGCCGGCAACCTCGTCGACGGCGCCTACTCCCTGGCGGCCTTCGGCGACGTGGCGACCGAGATGTGCATCCGCACGGACGGCGACGAGGGGCTCTTCGCGTCATACAGCGACGTCCAGTTCCGGGCGCCGGTCCGGGCGGGGGACTGCCTCGAGATCAGCTGCACGCTCGTGCGGGCGGGCCGCCGGTCGCGCGAGATGGACTTCGAGGTGCGCGTGGTCGCCCGGGGCAACCCCGCGCGCGGCGAGTCCGCGGCCGACCTGCTGGACCCCCCGGTGGTGGCGACGACGGCCCGCGGCGTGGTGGTCGTGCCGGCACCGGTCGAGGGATGA
- a CDS encoding lysine 5,6-aminomutase subunit alpha: protein MTRAAASPPRAHLELDPDVVRRARTLARKAGRPVVQLAQQHTTVSVERATLRLAGLAGADHERVPWVNHLVDAVREQVGLEHGVTTPAYDAIARGVAPDLVTLAQKAAAGAADFRMPEGKELTTARRLAMRGVRPGITQIDKQRAARERLIAKVGDAPSRPWVYLIVATGDIYEDIPQAQAAARGGADIIAVIRSTGQSLLDYVPEGATREGYAGTYATQENFRLMRAALDETSKELGRYVRLTNYASGLCMPEIAALAGLERLDMMLNDSMYGILFRDINPIRTFVDQRFSRQVHARAGIIINTGEDNYLTTADAVEAAHTVTVSQLLNEYFAKEAGLEDWQLGLGHAFEIVPELPDSFRMELAHAMLARDLFPKAPLKWMPPTKHMTGDVFRGYLLDGFFNFVGGLTDQGILLVGMMTEAVVTPFLSDRDLALQNVRYALEAGRGLREDFQPPADGFIQTRARQVLSEAVDLLERIADDTLLDAIADGTFGLMKRPADAGKGLDGVVRKADDYDNPAITLLDEGVATTAGGSK, encoded by the coding sequence ATGACCCGCGCCGCAGCGAGTCCACCGCGCGCGCACCTGGAGCTGGACCCCGACGTCGTCCGGCGGGCGCGCACCCTGGCGCGCAAGGCCGGTCGGCCCGTCGTGCAGCTCGCGCAGCAGCACACCACCGTCTCGGTCGAGCGCGCGACCCTGCGCCTCGCGGGACTGGCCGGCGCCGACCACGAGCGTGTGCCGTGGGTCAACCACCTCGTCGACGCGGTCCGCGAGCAGGTCGGCCTGGAGCACGGGGTCACCACCCCGGCCTACGACGCGATCGCCCGGGGCGTCGCCCCGGACCTGGTCACCCTGGCGCAGAAGGCCGCAGCCGGGGCCGCCGACTTCCGGATGCCCGAGGGCAAGGAGCTCACCACCGCCCGCAGGCTGGCCATGCGCGGCGTCAGGCCCGGGATCACCCAGATCGACAAACAGCGGGCCGCCCGCGAGCGCCTGATCGCCAAGGTCGGCGACGCCCCCTCGCGTCCGTGGGTCTACCTCATCGTCGCCACCGGCGACATCTACGAGGACATCCCGCAGGCCCAGGCCGCGGCGCGCGGGGGAGCGGACATCATCGCGGTGATCCGGTCCACCGGGCAGTCCTTGCTGGACTACGTCCCCGAGGGCGCCACCCGTGAGGGCTATGCCGGCACCTACGCCACGCAGGAGAACTTCCGGCTGATGCGGGCGGCCTTGGACGAGACGAGCAAGGAGCTCGGTCGCTACGTCCGCCTGACCAACTACGCCTCGGGCCTGTGCATGCCGGAGATCGCCGCGCTCGCGGGCCTGGAGCGGCTCGACATGATGCTCAACGACTCGATGTACGGCATCCTCTTCCGCGACATCAACCCGATCCGGACCTTCGTCGACCAGCGGTTCAGCCGTCAGGTGCACGCCCGGGCCGGGATCATCATCAACACCGGCGAGGACAACTACCTCACGACCGCGGACGCCGTCGAGGCGGCGCACACCGTCACGGTCAGCCAGCTGCTCAACGAGTACTTCGCCAAGGAGGCAGGGCTCGAGGACTGGCAGCTCGGCCTGGGGCACGCCTTCGAGATCGTCCCGGAGCTGCCCGACTCCTTCCGGATGGAGCTGGCCCACGCCATGCTGGCGCGCGACCTGTTCCCCAAGGCCCCCCTGAAGTGGATGCCGCCGACCAAGCACATGACCGGCGACGTCTTCCGCGGGTACCTGCTCGACGGCTTCTTCAACTTCGTCGGCGGCCTGACCGACCAGGGGATCCTGCTCGTGGGCATGATGACCGAGGCGGTCGTGACGCCCTTCCTGTCCGACCGGGACCTGGCTCTGCAGAACGTGCGCTACGCGCTCGAGGCGGGCCGTGGCCTGCGCGAGGACTTCCAGCCTCCGGCGGACGGGTTCATCCAGACCCGGGCCCGGCAGGTCCTGTCCGAGGCGGTGGACCTGCTCGAGCGGATCGCCGACGACACCCTGCTCGACGCCATCGCGGACGGCACCTTCGGTCTGATGAAGCGGCCGGCCGACGCGGGCAAGGGCCTGGACGGCGTGGTCCGCAAGGCCGACGACTACGACAACCCGGCGATCACGCTCCTCGACGAGGGCGTCGCCACGACGGCGGGAGGCAGCAAGTGA
- a CDS encoding single-stranded DNA-binding protein: MVDELEADDHDVDEGAVGGEPSDAGPAGAGPAEEIPDLNEVRLRGRVAADPVTRELPSGDRLVSLRLVVRRARSTQAAQSVEPAAPPGRRAPTVDAIDVGCWPGETAQRAGSLVPGEVVEVTGTLHRRFWRSPGGPASRYEVRASSLDVVRGTPAEPGGPARPTVQA; the protein is encoded by the coding sequence ATGGTGGACGAGCTGGAGGCCGACGATCACGACGTCGACGAGGGTGCGGTGGGCGGGGAGCCGTCGGACGCGGGTCCAGCCGGTGCGGGTCCGGCCGAGGAGATCCCGGACCTCAACGAGGTGCGGCTGCGGGGCCGGGTGGCCGCCGACCCCGTCACGCGCGAGCTGCCGAGCGGCGACCGGTTGGTGAGCCTGCGGCTGGTGGTCCGACGCGCCCGGAGCACCCAGGCCGCGCAGTCCGTCGAGCCGGCTGCTCCGCCCGGGCGGCGCGCGCCCACGGTCGACGCGATCGACGTGGGCTGCTGGCCGGGGGAGACGGCGCAGCGGGCCGGCTCGCTGGTGCCCGGCGAGGTCGTCGAGGTCACGGGCACGCTGCACCGCCGCTTCTGGCGCAGCCCGGGCGGGCCGGCGTCCCGCTACGAGGTGCGGGCGAGCAGCCTGGACGTCGTCCGCGGCACCCCCGCCGAGCCGGGCGGGCCGGCGCGGCCTACAGTCCAGGCATGA
- a CDS encoding RNA polymerase-binding protein RbpA yields the protein MAERSLRGSRLGSFSMETDDGVVPSERQLVSYTCPNGHVTELPFSIEAEVPNTWECRCGELGRLQGGDAPEEKPAKPARTHWDMLLERRSIKELEELLEERLELLRASRGEKPKRSA from the coding sequence ATGGCCGAGCGGTCACTGCGCGGATCGCGCCTCGGGTCCTTCAGCATGGAGACCGATGACGGGGTCGTTCCCAGCGAGCGGCAGCTCGTCTCCTACACCTGCCCCAACGGCCACGTCACGGAGCTTCCCTTCTCCATCGAGGCCGAGGTGCCCAACACCTGGGAGTGCCGCTGCGGCGAGCTCGGGCGGCTCCAGGGCGGCGACGCCCCCGAGGAGAAGCCCGCCAAGCCGGCGCGCACCCACTGGGACATGCTCCTGGAGCGCCGCTCCATCAAGGAGCTGGAGGAGCTCCTCGAGGAGCGCCTGGAGCTGCTGCGGGCCTCCCGCGGCGAGAAGCCCAAGCGCTCCGCCTGA
- a CDS encoding L-erythro-3,5-diaminohexanoate dehydrogenase: MSDTVTPETTRTPSSPYGLHRVVLQDGERPALPQAARRLDARPEIWPDEVRVDVETLNLDAASYRQLREAYGTAGVRQAVLDIVAERGKMQNPVTGSGGMLIGTVAEVGPRSTLGLEVGDRIATLVSLSLTPLQITDGLQRWDGEDERVPAQGHAILFGRSIAAVLPDDLEPELALMVMDVCGAPALVDRVVREHHDRTGEAPSVLVLGGAGKSGSLSLAAARRAGAGTLTAVVPFEAEAELLHGTGLADHVVLADARDPLGLLGAVEAAGGPADVTVVCVDVPGCEHPSILVTREGGTVIFFSMATSFSAAALGAEGLAADVRMLVGNGYTPGHAALALDLVRSDTQVRSLFTRRIAPTAD; encoded by the coding sequence ATGAGCGACACCGTGACGCCCGAGACCACCCGGACCCCCTCCTCGCCATACGGACTGCACCGCGTCGTCCTGCAGGACGGCGAGCGCCCGGCCCTGCCGCAGGCGGCCCGCCGCCTGGACGCCCGCCCGGAGATCTGGCCCGACGAGGTGCGGGTCGACGTCGAGACGCTCAACCTGGACGCGGCCAGCTATCGCCAGCTGCGCGAGGCGTACGGCACTGCCGGGGTGCGCCAGGCCGTGCTCGACATCGTCGCCGAGCGCGGCAAGATGCAGAACCCCGTCACGGGGTCGGGGGGGATGCTCATCGGCACGGTCGCCGAGGTCGGTCCGCGGTCGACGCTCGGCCTGGAGGTGGGCGACCGGATCGCCACCCTGGTGTCGCTGAGCCTGACGCCCCTGCAGATCACCGACGGCCTGCAGCGCTGGGACGGCGAGGACGAGCGGGTCCCCGCCCAGGGCCACGCGATCCTCTTCGGCCGGTCCATCGCGGCGGTGCTCCCGGACGACCTGGAGCCCGAGCTGGCCCTCATGGTCATGGACGTGTGCGGCGCACCGGCGCTGGTCGACCGGGTGGTCCGCGAGCACCACGACCGCACCGGCGAGGCGCCCTCGGTCCTGGTGCTGGGCGGCGCCGGCAAGTCCGGGTCCCTGTCGCTGGCCGCCGCCCGGCGCGCGGGTGCCGGGACGCTGACCGCGGTGGTGCCCTTCGAGGCGGAGGCGGAGCTGCTGCACGGCACCGGCCTGGCCGACCACGTCGTGCTGGCCGACGCGCGGGACCCGCTGGGCCTGCTGGGCGCGGTGGAGGCGGCAGGCGGCCCGGCCGACGTGACCGTCGTCTGCGTGGACGTCCCCGGCTGCGAGCACCCCTCGATCCTGGTCACCCGCGAGGGCGGGACGGTGATCTTCTTCTCCATGGCGACGTCCTTCAGCGCCGCCGCGCTGGGCGCGGAGGGTCTGGCCGCCGACGTGCGGATGCTGGTGGGCAACGGCTACACCCCCGGGCACGCCGCCCTCGCGCTGGACCTGGTGCGGTCCGACACCCAGGTCCGTTCCCTGTTCACCCGGCGGATCGCGCCCACGGCAGACTGA
- a CDS encoding polyprenol monophosphomannose synthase has product MRTLVLIPTYNERETLPRCLERLRAAAPEVDVLVLDDGSPDGTGQLADEIAARDPQIRVMHRQGKEGLGRAYLAGFEEGLREGYDVLVEMDADLSHRPEQLPDLLKALEDPQVGLVIGSRWIPGGGIVNWPWHRKFLSVGGNYYIRALLGMPVHDATAGFRAYRADTLRRIGLDGVESHGYCFQTDLTWRTVRAGIGIREVPITFVERESGVSKMNGDIVRESMQRITVWGLRHRGEQARRLVERRRGQERQNTL; this is encoded by the coding sequence ATGCGCACCCTGGTCCTGATCCCGACGTACAACGAGCGTGAGACGCTCCCTCGCTGCCTGGAGCGCCTGCGCGCCGCCGCCCCCGAGGTCGACGTGCTCGTGCTCGACGACGGGTCACCGGACGGCACGGGACAGCTGGCCGACGAGATCGCCGCTCGCGACCCCCAGATCCGAGTCATGCACCGGCAGGGCAAGGAGGGCCTGGGCAGGGCCTACCTCGCGGGCTTCGAGGAGGGGCTGCGCGAGGGCTACGACGTCCTCGTGGAGATGGACGCCGACCTGTCTCACCGACCCGAGCAGCTGCCCGACCTGCTCAAGGCCCTGGAGGACCCGCAGGTGGGTCTGGTCATCGGCTCGCGGTGGATCCCCGGTGGCGGCATCGTCAACTGGCCCTGGCACCGCAAGTTCCTCAGCGTCGGTGGCAACTACTACATCCGCGCGCTGCTCGGCATGCCCGTGCACGACGCGACGGCCGGCTTCCGCGCCTACCGCGCCGACACGCTGCGCCGCATCGGCCTGGACGGCGTGGAGTCCCACGGCTACTGCTTCCAGACCGATCTGACCTGGCGCACGGTGCGGGCCGGCATCGGCATCCGTGAGGTCCCGATCACCTTCGTCGAGCGCGAGTCCGGCGTCTCCAAGATGAACGGCGACATCGTCCGCGAGTCCATGCAGCGGATCACGGTGTGGGGCCTGCGGCACCGGGGCGAGCAGGCTCGCCGGCTCGTGGAACGCCGACGCGGTCAGGAGCGTCAGAACACCTTGTGA
- the lnt gene encoding apolipoprotein N-acyltransferase, translated as MSRLALALLGGLALWLSWPAHDLWFLAPVGIALVALATRGAGVARGLGLGVLAGLAAYLPALHWSGIYVGNLPWVALALLEASYVGLTGAACGALGLRAPRGWRMPYAVVVAAAWCAGEWLRSVTPFGGFPWLKIAFAMADAPTLPLVRYVATPGLTFVVALAGGLLAAGLLGARRAVRHPGARSPLALARPAGALAGAGAVLWGPALLTAPTGGTSVDVLAVQGNVPRAGLDFNAERRQVLDNHAEVTRRAVAAQVAAGRGEPALVVWPENASDIDPVANADAGQVITAASVAANAPILVGTLRQGPHDEIKNTTLLWEGSKGPTAHYAKRHPVPFAEYIPYRSFFRHFSDKVDLLTHDFAAGDEVGVITAPTSRGPVPVGIGICFESAYDDLMRDAVTHGGQILAVQTNNATFGYTDESYQQLAISRVRAVELGRSVVHVSTVGTSALITPDGVAHQRTALFTPAALRDTLPRRTEITPAVRVNDLAVWLSMVIMALGAIARTAQPRTTSTTSSDSPERSDHHAHPGPDPDVQRA; from the coding sequence GTGTCCCGACTCGCCCTCGCCCTTCTCGGCGGCCTCGCCCTGTGGCTCTCGTGGCCGGCCCACGACCTGTGGTTCCTGGCACCCGTCGGCATCGCGCTGGTCGCCCTGGCCACCCGGGGAGCCGGGGTGGCCCGCGGCCTCGGGCTGGGGGTGCTCGCCGGGCTGGCGGCCTACCTGCCCGCCCTGCACTGGTCCGGGATCTACGTCGGCAACCTCCCGTGGGTCGCGCTGGCCCTGCTCGAGGCGTCGTACGTCGGGCTCACCGGGGCGGCGTGCGGTGCCCTCGGCCTGCGGGCACCGCGGGGGTGGCGGATGCCCTACGCCGTGGTCGTCGCGGCGGCCTGGTGCGCCGGGGAGTGGTTGCGCTCCGTGACCCCCTTCGGAGGCTTCCCCTGGCTCAAGATCGCCTTCGCCATGGCCGACGCCCCGACGCTGCCCCTCGTGCGGTATGTCGCGACCCCCGGCCTGACCTTCGTCGTCGCCCTCGCGGGCGGCCTGCTGGCCGCCGGGCTCCTGGGGGCACGGCGGGCCGTGCGGCACCCGGGCGCCCGCTCGCCCCTGGCGCTGGCCCGACCCGCCGGCGCACTCGCCGGGGCCGGTGCCGTCCTGTGGGGACCCGCCCTGCTCACCGCCCCGACCGGCGGCACCTCCGTCGACGTCCTCGCCGTCCAGGGCAACGTGCCCCGCGCCGGTCTGGACTTCAACGCGGAGCGTCGCCAGGTGCTCGACAACCACGCCGAGGTCACCCGCCGGGCCGTGGCCGCCCAGGTCGCCGCCGGACGCGGCGAGCCCGCCCTGGTCGTGTGGCCCGAGAACGCCTCGGACATCGACCCCGTCGCCAACGCCGACGCCGGGCAGGTCATCACCGCCGCGTCGGTCGCGGCCAACGCCCCGATCCTCGTGGGCACCCTGCGACAGGGCCCGCACGACGAGATCAAGAACACCACGCTGCTGTGGGAGGGCTCCAAGGGCCCGACCGCGCACTACGCCAAGCGCCACCCGGTCCCGTTCGCCGAGTACATCCCCTACCGCTCGTTCTTCCGACACTTCAGCGACAAGGTCGACCTGCTCACCCACGACTTCGCGGCGGGTGACGAGGTCGGGGTGATCACCGCCCCGACCTCCCGGGGGCCGGTGCCCGTGGGCATCGGCATCTGCTTCGAGAGCGCCTACGACGACCTGATGCGCGACGCGGTGACGCACGGCGGGCAGATCCTCGCGGTGCAGACCAACAACGCGACCTTCGGCTACACCGACGAGTCCTACCAGCAGCTGGCGATCTCCCGGGTGCGCGCGGTCGAGCTGGGCCGCTCCGTGGTCCACGTCTCGACGGTCGGCACCTCCGCCCTCATCACCCCGGACGGGGTGGCCCACCAGCGCACGGCACTGTTCACCCCGGCTGCGCTGCGTGACACCCTGCCGCGCCGGACGGAGATTACCCCCGCCGTGCGGGTGAACGACCTGGCGGTCTGGCTCTCGATGGTGATCATGGCCCTAGGGGCCATCGCCCGGACGGCCCAGCCACGTACGACCTCCACCACGTCCTCCGACTCTCCTGAACGGTCTGATCACCATGCGCACCCTGGTCCTGATCCCGACGTACAACGAGCGTGA
- a CDS encoding OAM dimerization domain-containing protein has product MSGDDRSGERSLPDIIRPYGDTTGDGMIQVSFTLPIPHDKRAEGAALQLADKMGLKPALLVHAKAIGPDFTFFVVYGSVNHLVDLRDVVVVERDYPLLGAKEVNAAIKKQLRRPLVVVGACIGTDAHTVGIDAILNIKGFAGEKGLEYYSEIKVVNLGAQVLVPDLVERARAEQADAVLVSQVVTQRDAHITNTQEMSAAFREAYPAGTTPLLVVGGPRFDESATAELGVDRIFGKGTTPGEVASYLVHAMAQRQGASSTTTTTKEQTR; this is encoded by the coding sequence GTGAGCGGCGACGACCGGTCGGGGGAGCGGAGCCTGCCCGACATCATCAGGCCGTATGGCGACACGACCGGCGACGGCATGATCCAGGTGTCGTTCACGCTGCCGATCCCGCACGACAAGCGGGCCGAGGGGGCGGCGCTGCAGCTCGCGGACAAGATGGGCCTCAAGCCGGCACTCCTGGTGCACGCCAAGGCGATCGGCCCGGACTTCACCTTCTTCGTGGTCTACGGCAGCGTCAACCACCTGGTCGACCTGCGCGACGTGGTCGTGGTGGAGCGCGACTACCCCTTGCTGGGCGCCAAGGAGGTCAACGCAGCCATCAAGAAGCAGCTGCGGCGGCCCCTGGTGGTCGTGGGCGCCTGCATCGGCACCGACGCGCACACGGTGGGCATCGACGCGATCCTCAACATCAAGGGCTTCGCGGGGGAGAAGGGGCTGGAGTACTACTCCGAGATCAAGGTCGTCAACCTCGGCGCCCAGGTCCTGGTGCCGGACCTCGTCGAGCGGGCGCGCGCGGAGCAGGCCGACGCCGTGCTGGTCTCCCAGGTGGTGACCCAGCGCGATGCGCACATCACCAACACCCAGGAGATGTCGGCCGCCTTCCGGGAGGCCTACCCGGCGGGGACCACCCCGCTGCTGGTGGTGGGCGGGCCGCGGTTCGACGAGTCGGCCACCGCCGAGCTCGGCGTCGACCGGATCTTCGGCAAGGGCACGACCCCCGGCGAGGTGGCGTCCTACCTCGTCCACGCCATGGCGCAGCGCCAGGGCGCGAGCAGCACCACGACGACCACGAAGGAGCAGACCCGATGA
- a CDS encoding amidohydrolase family protein: MGGQRGRGRGPGRRRRGRRGPRRAPGHDALRGARAVLRAGRRPGGSGGPRRRHVPGRRPGPGRRGGELRHGPARGPRLRREPVARAAGTHARRAGPRLRRPPGPDDPGRAGRRCRVRRAAGPGPRAPARQRHLAGRARAAAGRRPAAGGAAAADPGEHRQQTLELLRLAAAHGIGAVHLHHGSESSVVELRGAGDESVPLPVVKHYLDRVCTTGDEALALVRDLGLQGCYVPVDGLVRLRRAALVDPYADAPGYAGPGPLPAETIAEHMVVTSRVGVQSNLVAFGDRAAQELAAGLRVAVRQVGLDRFRGLRHRTLTQSVADPMVLGTLIDLAVSVARVPQVDTYLGAPDGVLARRLGPSRVQDYVRLASLVTDGLDLHLTSSAPETPLDPWGTVRAARWHRSPEERLSVGEAFRAHTRAGWSAVAEDWRGQLDVGLPADLVVWDLDPDQLLQHQQERLHTPGLPLLAPGTDNPTAVLTVVGGRIIHSTEGALS, from the coding sequence GTGGGTGGGCAACGAGGCCGAGGCCGAGGCCCAGGCCGCCGACGCCGAGGTCGTCGTGGACCTCGGCGGGCGCCTGGTCACGACGCCCTTCGTGGAGCCCGCGCTGTTCTGCGCGCAGGCCGGCGACCTGGTGGGAGCGGTGGACCTCGGCGCCGCCACGTCCCTGGCCGACGCCCTGGACCGGGTCGCCGCGGCGGCGAGCTCCGGCACGGGCCCGCTCGTGGCCCGCGACTACGACGAGAGCCTGTGGCCCGAGCTGCGGGCACCCACGCCCGACGAGCTGGCCCGCGCCTCCGGCGGCCGCCCGGCCCTGATGATCCGGGCCGGGCTGGGCGCCGGTGTCGCGTGCGCCGCGCTGCGGGCCCTGGCCCACGAGCACCGGCCCGACAGCGTCACCTGGCCGGACGAGCTCGGGCCGCTGCAGGTCGACGACCTGCAGCAGGTGGTGCCGCGGCTGCGGACCCCGGGGAGCACCGGCAGCAGACCCTGGAGCTGCTGCGCCTGGCGGCGGCTCACGGCATCGGCGCGGTGCACCTGCACCACGGCAGCGAGTCCTCGGTCGTGGAGCTGCGCGGCGCCGGGGACGAGTCGGTGCCGCTCCCGGTGGTCAAGCACTACCTCGACCGCGTGTGCACGACCGGTGACGAGGCTCTCGCGCTGGTCCGCGACCTGGGGCTGCAGGGCTGCTACGTCCCCGTCGACGGCCTGGTGCGGCTGCGCCGGGCCGCGCTGGTCGATCCTTATGCCGATGCCCCGGGCTACGCCGGGCCCGGCCCGCTCCCCGCCGAGACGATCGCCGAGCACATGGTGGTGACCTCGCGGGTGGGGGTGCAGAGCAACCTGGTGGCGTTCGGGGACCGGGCCGCCCAGGAGCTCGCGGCCGGGCTGCGGGTGGCGGTCCGCCAGGTGGGCCTGGACCGGTTCCGCGGGCTGCGGCACCGCACCCTCACCCAGTCCGTGGCCGACCCCATGGTCCTCGGGACCCTCATCGACCTGGCGGTGAGCGTCGCCCGCGTGCCCCAGGTCGACACCTACCTGGGGGCCCCCGACGGCGTCCTGGCGCGGCGCCTGGGCCCCTCCCGCGTGCAGGACTACGTGCGGCTCGCGTCGCTCGTGACCGACGGCCTGGACCTGCACCTGACGTCCTCGGCGCCGGAGACCCCGCTCGACCCCTGGGGCACCGTGCGGGCCGCGCGCTGGCACCGCTCCCCGGAGGAGCGGCTGTCGGTGGGCGAGGCCTTCCGGGCCCACACCCGGGCCGGCTGGTCCGCGGTCGCCGAGGACTGGCGCGGCCAGCTCGACGTGGGCCTGCCCGCCGACCTCGTGGTGTGGGATCTCGATCCTGACCAGCTCCTGCAGCACCAGCAGGAGCGGCTGCACACCCCGGGACTGCCGCTGCTGGCGCCGGGCACCGACAACCCCACGGCGGTGCTCACCGTCGTCGGGGGGCGCATCATCCACTCGACCGAAGGAGCTCTGTCATGA
- a CDS encoding FxsA family protein — MAFVLLLVVPTLEIAVIVAIGRVIGGWPTIGLLLLESAIGAWLVKREGRAAWASLRGALASGRLPAGELSDAALVLVGGTLLLTPGFLSDVLGFACILPGTRGVARRLLSRVITRQLLASAPGIRVRQTYAGGASATPPGAAAPGPGATTRGAGPGATRATRQDDDVIEGEVL, encoded by the coding sequence GTGGCCTTCGTCCTGCTGCTCGTCGTTCCCACCCTCGAGATCGCGGTCATCGTCGCGATCGGCCGGGTGATCGGCGGCTGGCCCACGATCGGCCTGCTGCTGCTCGAGTCGGCGATCGGTGCCTGGCTGGTCAAGCGGGAGGGGCGCGCCGCCTGGGCCTCGCTGCGCGGCGCGCTCGCGAGCGGGCGGCTGCCTGCCGGCGAGCTCTCCGACGCAGCCCTGGTGCTGGTGGGCGGGACGCTGCTGCTGACGCCCGGCTTCCTCAGCGACGTGCTGGGCTTCGCCTGCATCCTGCCCGGCACCCGTGGCGTCGCCCGGCGGCTGCTGTCCCGCGTGATCACGCGCCAGCTGCTCGCGTCGGCGCCCGGCATCCGGGTCCGTCAGACGTATGCCGGGGGAGCCAGCGCCACCCCGCCCGGGGCCGCGGCCCCGGGACCGGGAGCCACGACGCGTGGTGCCGGCCCCGGCGCCACGCGGGCGACCCGCCAGGACGACGACGTGATCGAGGGAGAGGTGCTCTAG
- a CDS encoding KamA family radical SAM protein, with amino-acid sequence MSAMEQPYVYRRRELVEPDWRRFPGWRDVTDTDWASAQWQRTRCVKNIKQLRELMGDLLTEQFYADLERDQAERATMSMLVPPQMINTMVPATDSEMPAAGEEFTRAFLADPIRRYMLPVFSDRRSDWPSHPHASRDSLHEADMWVAEGLTHRYPTKVLAELLPTCPQYCGHCTRMDLVGNSTPQVTKLKLAGKPVDRLDAMIDYLKGTPQVRDVVVSGGDIANMPWKNVESFLMRLLEIDNIRDIRLATKALMGLPQHWSAPDTVEGVGRVAWTAARRGVGLAMHTHINNVQSLTPSVATATRLMHEAGVRSIRNQGVLMRGVNDTPEALLDLCFTMRDEAAINPYYFYMCDMIPFSEHWRMSLAEAQRLQHEIMGYLPGFATPRIVCDVPFVGKRWVHQVDTYDTERGISLWRKNYRTSIEGEDVDVTSAEYAYYDPIYTLPEAGQQWWRDNTDAAATHQVNEAAAAASREASLV; translated from the coding sequence ATGAGTGCAATGGAGCAGCCATATGTCTACCGCCGCCGGGAGCTGGTCGAGCCCGACTGGCGTCGTTTCCCGGGGTGGCGGGACGTCACCGACACGGACTGGGCCAGCGCCCAGTGGCAGCGCACCCGCTGCGTCAAGAACATCAAGCAGCTCCGGGAGCTCATGGGCGACCTGCTGACCGAGCAGTTCTACGCCGACCTCGAGCGGGACCAGGCCGAGCGGGCGACCATGTCGATGCTCGTGCCGCCGCAGATGATCAACACGATGGTCCCGGCCACCGACTCCGAGATGCCGGCCGCGGGCGAGGAGTTCACCCGGGCCTTCCTCGCCGACCCGATCCGGCGCTACATGCTCCCGGTCTTCTCCGACCGCCGCTCGGACTGGCCGAGCCATCCCCACGCGTCGCGGGACTCGCTCCACGAGGCGGACATGTGGGTGGCCGAGGGACTGACCCACCGCTACCCCACCAAGGTGCTCGCCGAGCTGCTGCCGACCTGCCCGCAGTACTGCGGCCACTGCACGCGCATGGACCTCGTCGGCAACTCCACGCCGCAGGTCACCAAGCTCAAGCTCGCCGGCAAGCCGGTCGACCGGCTCGACGCGATGATCGACTACCTCAAGGGCACCCCGCAGGTGCGCGACGTGGTCGTGTCCGGCGGTGACATCGCCAACATGCCGTGGAAGAACGTCGAGTCCTTCCTGATGCGGCTGCTGGAGATCGACAACATCCGCGACATCCGGCTCGCCACCAAGGCGCTCATGGGTCTGCCGCAGCACTGGTCGGCGCCGGACACCGTCGAGGGCGTCGGTCGCGTCGCGTGGACCGCGGCCCGCCGCGGCGTCGGCCTGGCGATGCACACCCACATCAACAACGTGCAGTCGCTCACCCCGTCCGTGGCCACCGCCACCCGCCTGATGCACGAGGCGGGCGTGCGGTCCATCCGCAACCAGGGCGTGCTGATGCGCGGCGTCAACGACACCCCCGAGGCGCTGCTCGACCTGTGCTTCACGATGCGCGACGAGGCCGCCATCAACCCCTACTACTTCTACATGTGCGACATGATCCCGTTCAGCGAGCACTGGCGGATGTCGCTGGCCGAGGCCCAGCGGCTGCAGCACGAGATCATGGGCTACCTGCCGGGATTCGCGACGCCGCGCATCGTGTGCGATGTCCCCTTCGTCGGCAAGCGCTGGGTGCACCAGGTGGACACCTACGACACCGAGCGCGGGATCTCGCTGTGGCGCAAGAACTACCGCACCTCCATCGAGGGTGAGGACGTGGACGTCACCAGCGCCGAGTACGCCTACTACGACCCGATCTACACCCTGCCCGAGGCCGGTCAGCAGTGGTGGCGCGACAACACCGACGCCGCCGCGACCCACCAGGTCAACGAGGCGGCCGCGGCCGCCTCCCGCGAGGCCTCCCTGGTCTGA